The Micromonospora sp. NBC_01740 genome includes a window with the following:
- the hisD gene encoding histidinol dehydrogenase has translation MLNRIDLRGGVRDPRRLLPRAQLDVSVAVERIRPLVEAVREHGYPAIREASERFDGISPEVLRVPAEAIAEAEGTLAPEVRAALLESIARARKVHADQRRTDHTTQVVPGGTVTERWVPVDRVGLYVPGGLAMYPSTVVMNVVPAQAAGVRSLVVASPPQKENGGLPDARVLAACALLGVDEVYAVGGAQAVAMLAYGAAVDAEGAAHCDPVDMITGPGNIWVTAAKRLLRGVVGIDAEAGPTEIAILADDTADPAHVAADLVSQAEHDPLAASVLVTPSVELVEAVERELARQVPATKHAERVTTALTGEQSGVVLVDDLDAGLRVVDAYAAEHLEIQTRDAREWALRVRNAGAIFVGAWSPVSLGDYCAGSNHVLPTGGCARHSSGLSVQSFLRGIHLIDYSEQALREVAPHVVTLAGVEDLPAHGRAVQVRFPGELA, from the coding sequence GTGTTGAACCGGATCGACCTGCGCGGCGGCGTCCGTGACCCGCGCCGCCTGCTGCCCCGTGCCCAACTCGACGTCTCCGTGGCCGTCGAGCGGATCCGCCCCCTCGTGGAGGCGGTCCGGGAGCATGGTTACCCGGCGATCCGGGAGGCCAGTGAGCGCTTCGACGGGATCTCGCCCGAGGTGCTGCGGGTGCCCGCCGAGGCGATCGCCGAGGCGGAGGGCACCCTCGCTCCCGAGGTGCGCGCCGCGCTGCTGGAGTCGATCGCGCGGGCCCGCAAGGTGCACGCCGACCAGCGCCGCACCGACCACACCACCCAGGTGGTGCCGGGCGGCACGGTGACCGAGCGCTGGGTGCCGGTCGACCGGGTCGGCCTCTACGTCCCCGGCGGCCTGGCGATGTATCCGTCGACCGTGGTGATGAACGTGGTGCCGGCCCAGGCGGCCGGGGTGCGCTCGCTGGTGGTGGCGAGCCCGCCGCAGAAGGAGAACGGCGGCCTGCCCGACGCCCGGGTGCTCGCCGCCTGCGCCCTGCTGGGTGTCGACGAGGTCTACGCCGTCGGCGGCGCCCAGGCCGTCGCGATGCTGGCGTACGGCGCGGCGGTCGACGCCGAGGGCGCCGCGCACTGCGACCCGGTCGACATGATCACCGGGCCGGGCAACATCTGGGTCACCGCCGCCAAGCGGCTGCTGCGCGGCGTCGTCGGCATCGACGCCGAGGCCGGCCCGACCGAGATCGCCATCCTGGCCGACGACACAGCCGACCCGGCGCACGTCGCCGCCGACCTGGTCAGCCAGGCCGAGCACGACCCCCTCGCGGCCAGCGTGCTGGTGACCCCCTCGGTCGAGCTGGTGGAGGCCGTGGAGCGGGAGCTGGCCCGGCAAGTGCCGGCCACCAAGCACGCCGAGCGGGTCACCACCGCGCTCACCGGCGAGCAGAGCGGCGTCGTCCTGGTCGACGACCTCGACGCCGGGCTGCGGGTGGTCGACGCGTACGCGGCCGAGCACCTGGAGATCCAGACCCGGGACGCCCGCGAGTGGGCGCTGCGGGTGCGCAACGCCGGGGCGATCTTCGTCGGCGCCTGGTCGCCGGTGTCGCTCGGCGACTACTGCGCCGGATCCAACCACGTGCTGCCCACCGGCGGCTGCGCCCGGCACTCCTCCGGGCTGTCGGTGCAGTCCTTCCTGCGCGGCATCCACCTGATCGACTACTCCGAGCAGGCGCTGCGCGAGGTGGCCCCGCACGTGGTCACCCTGGCCGGCGTCGAGGACCTGCCGGCGCACGGCCGGGCCGTCCAGGTGCGCTTCCCGGGGGAGCTGGCGTGA
- a CDS encoding histidinol-phosphate transaminase: MSGLDDLPIRDDLRGLSPYGAPQLDVPVRLNTNENSYPVPEPVVDAIGKALAAELRDLNRYPDRDAVALRADLAGYLGHGLTVEQVWAANGSNEIQQQLLQAFGGPGRSALGFVPAYSMHPLLALGTGTRWVPARRGVDFGLSADEAVAQVREHAPDVVFLCSPNNPTGTALDPAVVAAVLDAAPGMVVVDEAYAEFARPGTVSALAVLPGHPRLVVTRTMSKAFGFAGGRLGYLAADPAVVAAVQLVRLPYHLSALTQAAARAALAHRDALLDTVAAICAQRDRIVARLRERGVRVADSDANFVLFEVGGDQAAAWRTLLDAGVLVRDVGLPGWLRVTAGTPAETDAFLAAAEKIQ, translated from the coding sequence ATGAGCGGGCTCGACGACCTGCCGATCCGCGACGACCTGCGCGGGCTGTCGCCGTACGGGGCGCCGCAGCTCGATGTGCCCGTGCGGCTGAACACCAACGAGAACTCCTACCCGGTGCCCGAGCCGGTGGTGGACGCGATCGGCAAGGCCCTCGCGGCGGAGCTGCGCGACCTCAACCGCTACCCGGACCGCGACGCCGTGGCGCTGCGCGCCGACCTGGCCGGCTACCTGGGCCACGGGCTCACCGTCGAGCAGGTGTGGGCGGCCAACGGCTCCAACGAGATCCAGCAGCAGCTGCTCCAGGCGTTCGGCGGCCCGGGGCGCAGCGCGCTCGGCTTCGTCCCCGCGTACTCGATGCACCCGCTGCTGGCCCTCGGCACCGGCACCCGGTGGGTGCCGGCCCGCCGTGGCGTCGACTTCGGGCTGAGCGCCGACGAGGCGGTCGCCCAGGTCCGCGAGCACGCCCCGGACGTGGTCTTCCTCTGCTCGCCGAACAACCCGACCGGCACCGCCCTCGACCCGGCGGTGGTCGCCGCGGTGCTGGACGCCGCGCCCGGCATGGTGGTCGTCGACGAGGCGTACGCCGAGTTCGCCCGCCCCGGCACGGTCAGCGCCCTGGCGGTGCTGCCCGGGCACCCGCGGCTGGTGGTGACCCGGACGATGAGCAAGGCCTTCGGGTTCGCGGGCGGCCGGCTGGGCTACCTGGCGGCCGACCCGGCGGTGGTGGCGGCGGTGCAGCTGGTCCGGCTGCCGTACCACCTCTCGGCGCTCACCCAGGCCGCGGCCCGGGCGGCGCTGGCGCACCGCGACGCCCTCCTCGACACGGTGGCCGCGATCTGCGCGCAGCGGGACCGGATCGTGGCGCGGCTGCGCGAGCGGGGGGTGCGGGTGGCCGACAGCGACGCCAACTTCGTGCTGTTCGAGGTCGGGGGCGACCAGGCCGCCGCCTGGCGCACCCTGCTCGACGCCGGCGTGCTGGTCCGTGACGTCGGCCTGCCGGGCTGGCTGCGGGTCACCGCCGGCACCCCCGCCGAGACCGACGCCTTCCTCGCCGCCGCGGAGAAGATCCAGTGA
- the hisB gene encoding imidazoleglycerol-phosphate dehydratase HisB has translation MSRTARVERITKETKVLVEIDLDGTGRAEIGTGVGFYDHMLHQIARHGGFDLTVRTVGDLEIDAHHTMEDTALALGAAFDQALGDKAGIRRYGSATVPMDEVLVRAAVDLSGRPYVVHDEPVLAPYIGPVYPTSMTRHIWESFGQAARITLHVDVLRAARPGGHPDAHHVVEAQFKAVSRALREATAVDPRAAGAIPSTKGAL, from the coding sequence ATGAGCCGGACCGCCCGCGTGGAGCGGATCACCAAGGAGACGAAGGTTCTCGTCGAGATCGACCTCGACGGTACCGGCCGGGCCGAGATCGGCACCGGCGTCGGCTTCTACGACCACATGCTGCACCAGATCGCCCGGCACGGCGGCTTCGACCTGACCGTGCGCACCGTGGGTGACCTGGAGATCGACGCCCACCACACGATGGAGGACACCGCGCTCGCCCTGGGCGCCGCGTTCGACCAGGCGCTGGGGGACAAGGCCGGCATCCGGCGGTACGGCTCGGCCACCGTCCCGATGGACGAGGTCCTCGTCCGGGCCGCGGTCGACCTCTCCGGCCGCCCGTACGTGGTGCACGACGAGCCGGTGCTGGCGCCCTACATCGGGCCGGTCTACCCGACCAGCATGACCCGGCACATCTGGGAGTCCTTCGGCCAGGCGGCCCGGATCACGCTGCACGTGGACGTGCTGCGGGCGGCCCGCCCCGGCGGTCACCCGGACGCCCACCACGTGGTGGAGGCCCAGTTCAAGGCGGTCTCCCGCGCGCTGCGCGAGGCCACGGCCGTCGACCCGCGCGCGGCGGGCGCGATCCCCAGCACGAAGGGGGCGCTCTGA
- a CDS encoding RidA family protein: MTVTRLGSGGPWESVYGYCRVVRAGDLAWTAGCTSTVDGVVTHVGDAAAQTAQALRIGLDALAEVGAEPGDVVRTRMYVTDRTYADEVGRAHNVVFGAVRPAATMVVVAGLLDPDHLVEVELEAYLGDR; encoded by the coding sequence GTGACCGTCACGCGGCTCGGCTCGGGCGGCCCCTGGGAGTCGGTGTACGGCTACTGCCGGGTCGTCCGGGCCGGCGACCTGGCCTGGACGGCCGGCTGCACCTCGACGGTGGACGGCGTGGTCACCCACGTCGGGGACGCGGCGGCGCAGACCGCGCAGGCCCTGCGGATCGGCCTGGACGCGCTCGCCGAGGTGGGCGCGGAGCCCGGGGACGTGGTGCGGACCCGGATGTACGTCACCGACCGGACGTACGCCGACGAGGTGGGCCGGGCGCACAACGTGGTCTTCGGCGCGGTCCGTCCGGCGGCCACCATGGTGGTGGTGGCCGGCCTGCTCGACCCGGACCATCTGGTCGAGGTGGAGTTGGAGGCGTACCTCGGCGACCGCTGA
- the priA gene encoding bifunctional 1-(5-phosphoribosyl)-5-((5-phosphoribosylamino)methylideneamino)imidazole-4-carboxamide isomerase/phosphoribosylanthranilate isomerase PriA, whose product MSLTLLPAVDVADGQAVRLVQGAAGSETTYGDPLEAALAWQRDGAEWIHLVDLDAAFGRGSNAHLLAEVVRQLDVKVELSGGIRDDESLHAALGTGAARVNIGTAALEDPVWCDRVCGEYGDRVAIGLDVRGRTLSARGWTRDGGDLFEVLERLDKAGAARYVVTDITKDGTMRGPNLDLLREVCARTDAPVIASGGVSTLDDLRALATLEPIGVEGVIAGKALYAGAFTVAQALETLAAA is encoded by the coding sequence GTGAGCCTCACCCTGTTGCCCGCCGTGGACGTCGCCGACGGCCAGGCCGTCCGACTCGTGCAGGGAGCCGCCGGCAGCGAGACGACGTACGGCGACCCGTTGGAGGCCGCCCTCGCGTGGCAGCGGGACGGCGCCGAGTGGATCCACCTGGTCGATCTCGACGCCGCGTTCGGCCGGGGCTCCAACGCGCACCTGCTGGCCGAGGTGGTGCGGCAGCTCGACGTGAAGGTGGAGCTGTCCGGCGGCATCCGCGACGACGAGTCGCTGCACGCCGCGCTCGGCACGGGCGCCGCCCGGGTGAACATCGGCACCGCCGCCCTGGAGGATCCGGTCTGGTGCGACCGGGTGTGCGGGGAGTACGGCGACCGGGTGGCGATCGGGCTCGACGTGCGGGGCCGTACCCTCTCCGCCCGGGGCTGGACGCGTGACGGCGGCGACCTCTTCGAGGTGCTGGAGCGGCTCGACAAGGCGGGCGCGGCGCGGTACGTCGTCACCGACATCACCAAGGACGGCACCATGCGCGGGCCGAACCTGGACCTGCTGCGCGAGGTCTGCGCCCGCACCGACGCCCCGGTGATCGCCTCGGGCGGCGTCTCCACCCTGGACGACCTGCGGGCGCTGGCCACCCTGGAGCCGATCGGGGTGGAGGGCGTGATCGCCGGCAAGGCCCTGTACGCGGGCGCCTTCACCGTGGCGCAGGCGCTGGAAACCCTGGCGGCGGCGTGA
- a CDS encoding MarR family winged helix-turn-helix transcriptional regulator has translation MTDHLVLRRQVCFALYAASRALTDVYRPVLDEFGLTYPQYLVLLVLWERDDAPTVSELGAALRLDSGTLSPLLKRLEGAGLVVRTRSARDERRVEVGLTGDGRALRHRMDEVPLRVARATGLTEAELVALRDTLTRVTETIHRQKEQ, from the coding sequence GTGACCGACCATCTGGTACTGCGCCGGCAGGTGTGCTTCGCGCTCTACGCCGCGTCGCGCGCCCTCACCGACGTCTACCGGCCCGTCCTCGACGAGTTCGGCCTGACCTACCCGCAGTACCTGGTGCTGCTGGTGCTCTGGGAGCGCGACGACGCCCCCACGGTCTCCGAGCTCGGCGCCGCCCTGCGACTGGACTCCGGCACGCTCTCCCCGCTGCTCAAGCGGCTGGAGGGGGCGGGGCTGGTCGTCCGGACCCGGTCGGCGCGCGACGAGCGGCGGGTGGAGGTGGGCCTGACCGGCGACGGGCGGGCCCTGCGGCACCGGATGGACGAGGTGCCGCTGCGGGTCGCCCGTGCCACGGGCCTCACCGAGGCGGAGCTGGTCGCCCTGCGCGACACCCTCACCCGGGTCACCGAGACGATCCACCGACAGAAGGAGCAGTGA
- the hisH gene encoding imidazole glycerol phosphate synthase subunit HisH — translation MSRVVVLDHGSGNLRSAERALAHAGADVTVTDDLTAAAEADGLVVPGVGAYAACMAGIEALGAGPVIAERVAAGRPVLGICVGMQVLFEHGDEHGVVTKGLGLLPGGVTRLAAPRLPHMGWNTVAAPAGSVLFAGLPADSRFYFVHSYGVGDPGALAEAGATVTTAHHGTDFVAAVEQGPLCAAQFHPEKSADTGAALLRNWLATLPTGD, via the coding sequence GTGAGCCGAGTGGTGGTGCTCGACCACGGGTCGGGCAACCTGCGCTCGGCCGAGCGGGCCCTGGCCCACGCCGGCGCGGACGTGACGGTGACCGACGACCTGACCGCCGCCGCCGAGGCGGACGGCCTGGTGGTGCCCGGTGTGGGCGCGTACGCCGCCTGCATGGCCGGGATCGAGGCCCTCGGCGCCGGCCCGGTGATCGCCGAGCGCGTCGCCGCCGGCCGTCCGGTGCTGGGCATCTGCGTGGGCATGCAGGTGCTCTTCGAACACGGCGACGAGCACGGGGTGGTGACCAAGGGGCTCGGGCTGCTGCCCGGCGGGGTGACCAGGCTGGCCGCCCCCCGGCTGCCGCACATGGGCTGGAACACGGTCGCGGCGCCGGCCGGTTCGGTGCTCTTCGCCGGCCTGCCCGCCGACAGCCGGTTCTACTTCGTGCACTCGTACGGGGTCGGGGACCCGGGCGCGCTGGCGGAGGCCGGCGCCACGGTCACCACCGCCCACCACGGGACGGACTTCGTGGCGGCCGTGGAGCAGGGTCCGCTCTGCGCCGCGCAGTTCCACCCGGAGAAGTCCGCCGACACCGGTGCCGCGCTGCTGCGCAACTGGCTCGCCACGCTTCCCACCGGTGACTGA
- a CDS encoding organic hydroperoxide resistance protein, translating into MQVLYTASARATGDGRDGHVRTSDGTVELDLAVPKEMGGAGGAANPEQLFAAGYAACFHSALRLVARKAKVDVSGSVVEAEVGIGANGSGGFGLAVTLLVDLPAVERAAAEQVVEQAHQVCPYSNATRGNVEVTLTVREAL; encoded by the coding sequence ATGCAGGTGCTCTACACCGCGTCCGCCCGGGCCACCGGGGACGGTCGGGACGGCCACGTCCGCACCTCCGACGGCACCGTCGAGCTCGACCTGGCCGTGCCGAAGGAGATGGGTGGCGCCGGCGGCGCCGCCAACCCCGAGCAGCTCTTCGCGGCCGGCTACGCCGCCTGCTTCCACTCGGCGCTGCGCCTGGTCGCCCGCAAGGCGAAGGTCGACGTCTCCGGCTCGGTCGTCGAGGCCGAGGTCGGCATCGGCGCCAACGGCAGCGGCGGCTTCGGGCTGGCCGTCACCCTTCTGGTCGACCTCCCGGCCGTCGAGCGGGCCGCCGCCGAGCAGGTCGTCGAGCAGGCCCACCAGGTCTGCCCGTACTCGAACGCCACCCGCGGCAACGTCGAGGTCACCCTCACCGTGCGCGAGGCGCTGTGA